The Spirosoma sp. SC4-14 DNA window CCGACATCAATCTGGAATTTACGCCATCTCTTTAACGGTAATACGTACCTCATGCCAATTCTCCATGTTGAAACGGAACCCGGTTTTTTTATCACGGCCGAAGCATATGGCAATCCGAAGCATCGGCCCGTATTACTTTTGCACGGTGGTGGACAAACCCGGTATTCCTGGGGCGATACGGCAAAATTTCTGGCCGATGCTGGCTGGTATGCCATTGCGCCCGACGCCCGTGGGCATGGCGATAGCGACTGGTCGGCCGAAGGGCATTATACGCTCGATTATTTAGCCAGTGATTTGCGGGCCATTGTTGCTCAACTCGATCGGAAACCCGCCATTGTAGGCGCTTCGATGGGAGGCATGACCGCTCTGATTGCTGAAGGCGAACGACCCCCAGGCTCCGAGCCAATCTGCACTGCCATAGTGCTGGTAGATATTGCCCCTCGTGCCGAGCAGAAAGGTATTGAACGGATTTTTACGTTCATGAGCAAAAACCTAGATGGATTTGCCAGCCTCGACGAAGCGGCCGAAGCTGTTGCCGCTTATCTGCCCCATCGGCCCCGTCCTGCTGATCATAGCCGTCTCGAAAAAAATCTACGCTTCCGAAATGGACGTTACTATTGGCACTGGGACCCAACTATGCTGACATTGTGGCGAAACAACACCCGGCCCGACCAGCAGATCCGAACCGAAGAACGCCTATATCGGGCTGCTCAGGCCCTGACGGTTCCCACGCTCATTGTTCGGGGGGGGATGAGCGACGTCGTCAGTGAAAAAGTTATGGCCGAATTTCTGGATACTGTGCCACACGTACAAAGTGTTAGTGTTGACAGGGCAGGGCATATGGTGGCTGGCGATTCAAATCATGCTTTTACGCGGGCGGTGATAAATTTTTTAATGAGTGAATTAGCGAATGAGTGAATGAGTGAATAATTTGGTCGACCCTTCTGCATTCGCTAATTCACTCATTGATGAAGAACAACCCCCGAACCCTTACTGCCTGGACGTATTACGACTGGGCTAATTCTGTTCATTCGCTGGTAATTGTCTCCAGCATTTTTCCCGTATACTTTTCGGCCACAGCCCTCAATGATGCAGGTGGTCCAATGATTAGTTTTCTGGGCTTTCCGATTAAAAACTCCGTCCTGTTTTCCTATACGGTTTCGGCAGCTTTTCTATTTACGGCGCTGCTATCACCGGTATGCTCAGCTATAGCCGACTACAGTGGCCGAAAAAAAGCATTCATGAAGTTTTTTTGTTATACGGGCGCCATCAGTTGTAGTTTGCTGTACTTTTTTACGCGTGAAACAACCACCTTCGCCGTCATCTGTTTCTGGATAAGCCTCATTGGCTGGAGTGGTAGTATTGTCTTCTACAACTCGTATTTGCCCGATATTGCAACGGAAGATCAGTTCGATCGGGTCAGTGCCCGTGGCTTTTCAATGGGGTACATTGGCAGTGTGCTGCTAATGATTCTAAACCTGCTGGTCATTTTAAAGCGCGAATGGTTCGGTAATATATCCGAAGCACTAGCTTCCCGCATTGCCTTTCTGACGGTTGGCCTGTGGTGGATTGGATTTGCCCAGATCCCATTCCGTCGGCTACCCGACGGCATTCGAAAAGAACGAAAAACCAGCAATTATCTGCTCAATGGGTTTAAGGAACTTCGGCACGTGTGGACCGAACTCCAGGATCGTCCACTGGCTAAACGCTTTCTGATTGCGTTTCTGGTTTATAACATGGGCGTTCAGACAGTCATGTATGTAGCAACCATTTTTGGTAGCGATGAACTGAAATTGCCTGGGCAAAGCCTGATCATCACTATATTGTTGATCCAATTGGTGGCTATTCCGGGCGCTTATAGTTTTTCGCGGTTGTCGGAGAAACTGGGCAATACGTATGCGCTGATGATTGCCGTTGTGATCTGGATTGGTATTTGTGCCTGTGCTTATTTCGTTGCCACCGAATCGCAGTTTTTTGCGCTGGCGGGCGTAGTGGGATTGGTTATGGGAGGCATTCAGTCACTTTCCCGCTCGACTTATTCGAAACTGATTCCGGCTACGACCGACACCGCTTCCTATTTCAGCTTTTATGACGTTACCGAAAAGTCATCGATTGTGATGGGAACGCTGCTCTATGGACTGATTGAACAACTAACGGGCAGTATGCGCAATAGTGTGCTCGCCTTACTGGTACTTTTTGTGATCGGGCTACTACTCTTGTGGCGTATTCCTTCGCAAAAAATTTATGGAGTTCGTTTGGGAAAAGCAGAAGTTTTGTAAGTTTGCAACCCCAACGCTCAGCAATGGGCAAAAAAGGAGGTTAGCTCAGTTGGTTCAGAGCGCTGCTTTGACAGAGCAGAGGTCAGCGGTTCGAGCCCGCTACTTCCTACTAAATACAGCAAAGCCTCTCATTCGTTGATGAGAGGCTTTGCTGTATTTAGTAGATGCTAATCCGGACCGTGTGGTTTAAGGTTTAATAGCCCTCTATCGTCAAAGCATAGGGTAGGACCGGTAGAAAGAAAAACCAGCCTTAGGCCGGTTTTCTTACCCCTCAAAAAGTCATATCACAACCGTAACATGACTTTCCAGCTATAAAAAACTACTCAAAAAACTATAGGTGCTCAAGCGAGCATACGATAATCTAATTAGGTTGGTTTGGTCTTCTGATTTGATAGGGCGCTATAACATACTGGCTGCAAAAGTATACTGCGTTATATGGGGCTACATGGGTGAAATACCCTTTTTAGTACGGGAAAAACACCCTTTTTGGTAGAAACGAATCGTTGATACATCGCTTTTGATAACCAGTAATTAGTTCGGGCAAATGACGGGGTATTGCTCCCCGGCTTAATTTCGATAGTTATCCTGATAGAAAATTTTTACCAGACCCATAATCACACTTCCCCGGTTTTGGGATTGAGGAGCCGATTTTTCCATAAGAGGAATCAGGCTTTTAAACTGATCCATTTCGGTTGCTGAAATGGTTTTATACCCTACAAACCAGTCCGAGAACGAACGGGAAGGAATCGAGTGGTCGTATAGTTTTATGAGCTGATGATGCCGGGGGTCTCGTTTAATGACTTCATACAATGAGTTAACTTTCTCCTGTTCGCCTTCCAGTACTTCAATCACACTTCCATTGAAATAGAGCAAAACGCCCGTAATGCCCAGCGCGCGATTATTTGTCTGACTTCGTTGCGTTAGACGAATTAATTCATCTTCAGATAGTGGGGTCGAACTGATATAAACAATGCAGTAGTCCATGCCGTATTATGGGGTTCAGATAGTGACTCGGCAAAGTAATCATACATTCTGGTGCGCTAAATTGAGTTCGGTCAGACTCGCCAATGATTTTACTCAGCCCCATTTGGCAGCCTGAGAGAGAAGTATTGGAATAGCTTGACCGGGCAAACCGGAGACCAGGAAAAGTTGAAAAAATAGACTATGTTGCTTCGTACCCATTGTGTAAAAAGTACAATTTATAAGCCTGCATTGGTGGTGAAAAATGGTTATATAAGTGACATTTAATGCCTATTTTTGTATAATATTTATGGTTTTTAGTTTATATTATAGTTAATATGTGCAATGTTGAATAATTAATTTGAAGCAAATTGGCTGATTTTGTCAGTTTTGTTTAACTTTTTACTGAAATTTGCCCTTAAAACTACTTCAAAGTTAAACAAAGTGCCGGGCAATTTTATGTCATCAGATAACGAGCAGTACATACAGGAAAATGTCAATTTTCAGCGAATATTAAGCGAGTGGTCAGAAGCTGTGTCCGATTTTTATATGAATTATAGTAAATTGATTAGTTGCCTTAAGAATGGAAATCAAATCGTTAACAATCGGGAGATACAAATTGGGCAATGCCCAGTGAGTTTGTTGACAAGGTTAGTTGATCAGATGCATCTGGAATTGGAAAAATTGAACCGTGAAATGAATAAAGAGATTTCTTCTGATCGAATTCATGGGTGCAAAGTGTTGTCTGCTCATACTACAGTTATAAATGAGCTTAACCAACAGGCAGAAAGTAGTCTTATTCTGGCTTTACTTTCTGCTTCTTAATCAGAGCTGAATAGCGTTCTGGGTTTTATTTTTCCGAAAAAGTAGAGGTTCTGCTTTTTTTCTGATACTAATTTGTTGCCCGATCGAGTAAATATGTATTGAATCGGGCTTATATTTATTGTGTATTATCCACACGTTATCCCATGGCTACCTTATATCAACAGAAACTCACGCTCGAAGCTAAACTACGTCGTTCGGAGGAAACAATTCAGACGCTTGCTCAGGCATTAGCTGAAATAAAAAAAAGCAGGCATGGAAAAGATTTAAGTATCCTGGCTATTTCGGCCTCCGAAAGTCTGGAAGCCGAGAAGTTTTTACGCGATCGCCTGCTTTCTCAATACAGCATTATACTGGGCAAATTAGGACAGGCTTAGGTATAAACATTTTTCAGCAAGCGCTAACAGTTAGCGCTTGCTGAAAAATGTTTATACCTATCGACCTGTTCAACTTACTCCTTTCTGTGCTAAGACCTGAGGCCTGGGTAAAACCATTTCAATATCACGTCCTACCTGATAGCTGACTTCACTTACGTAAAAAGGATTCTGTGTATCCTGCCGAGTGGAAAAATGGGCCGATAGAGTACAATCGAGCAGGCTATAAGCCCGTTCGTAAGCGGCTCTCTGCTTGCCGGATGTATGAGCAAATTCATCATGTAATAGCCTTAGAATATCAATCATCAACTGATTGACTACTTCTATATCCGCTGAATCTGCTGCTACAGATTTGAGAAGGGCGTATTTTTGTACTAAAGAAGAGCGCATACTACCAATTAACTATGAGCTAAAAGGAACAGATAAATTATTTTCAAAGCTTATTTTATATATGCAAACAGATCCGGCGTATTTTTATGACGAACCGTTTTCCGGGTCTGATCAGGAACAAATCTGACTTGCTTTACGGTCGATGGCTCGTTTGACAAATTTTGTTGAGGTTGTCCAAACTGTAACAAACTGTACATAAGCATCGAGCCGAACCCGCCGAATAATAGGGCAGAGGATGCATATTGAAGCCGTAACTGCCCATTTATTTTCTGAGAAAATAGCTTACCGATAAAATAAATCGATAAGCAAAACTGGCACCCTGTTCCGAGAATAACGAAGAAAGTGTTCATGTCCTGATTATTTGCTGTCCTGTAGTTTGTACTCTATTATTTTGACTCAGAATTTGCTCAGAGAGACAACTTATTTACTTATCGGTATCTTTTGGTAGGGTATGTATTTGTTATCAATGATAGGTTACAAGTAACTGTATTATGTGTAAATATCTGACTTACAGAAAGTTATTTCATGATTAAGGCCATCTGCACATGAAATACCGTTCAGTAAATAAATAAGAATCTGACGCAACCCTTACCCTCCCGGTTCCGTATTGCCGCAATAAGTTATTCCTCTCAAGGGAAATACGTTAAGTCGGTATAGAAAGCCAGTTCGCTATTTGTGGGCTGGCTTTTTTGTGCGGTGCTCCGCAACTGCTCTATGCACTTGGCCAGTATAACTGATCGTTTTCTGATTCCTGTAGCGTCTTCTGGTTTGGCCGTAGTTGCGGCCAACTTTTTAACCTTCCTACTTAATGCGGACTGGCCGGATCAACTGAGGTTTTGGCACGTTATAGCCGAATAATTAATTAGTAGGCCGGTTAATTAATTCGCGATATTGCTCATAACCTATTGATTATCTTAGGCTTGAACTTATCGAAACATTTTGGTGTGCTAATCCCGGCTGGCTCTGTCGGCTGGGATTTTTGTCTGATTAAGTAGAAGAACTAAGAGCATATCTTGGCATAAAAACTGGTGAGATCGAGGCATTTACGATCAAATGCCGGTTAGGTCAAATTTCCCTGTTAAGATGAATAAATTCGACTGGTTTAACCGGGTTGCGTTCCTGTTGCTTTGTTTGCTATATGGCCTGTTACTTACCCTGTTGCTGTGGCTGGGTTTTCGGATTCTATGGAATTGGGCAGACTAATTGGGCTTTTAGCCTGAGCAGCTATTCGCTCTTAGCCTTGCCTTATAGGTATGCAATGGTACCGTAACGAAGAAGCGGTTAAACGAAAGGTTAACGTATACTATATACCGTTATGGATGCTTACTTATAAATTAGATTTGGGTTTCCGGTTAATTAATTAAGAGTAGTATATCCTAGTCCGTTCATATTGTTCAATAAATTTGTAGTTGCTGATAAGATTAGACACATCAGGCACAAAATTCCCATTGGTCATACTGGTGGGAATTATCGTTTGTAGCACAGTTGAACCATAACTCACGTAATCACTACTCAACCGGGTTCTATTAAATATGGCTTAGCATCCGTTAATAAATAGAAAATGTAGATCTATATGGTTTTGACCCATAAAATAGTGCTATAAATACTATTCAATAATTTTTTCATATGAATTGAACAACGTTGATTTGTTGATTTATCGAATATAATTTTGCTTAACACTTCTTCATCATGCTTATAGCACTGGAGCAGTTTAACCGGCCTGATAGCCCGTAGAACGGCTATCAGGTTTTTTATGATACATCATATAGGCTTCCGATAAAATTTTGACGCAAACCCAATGTAAAATACCAGTGGGGCGAGAATAAAAACAAAACTGGCATAGGGATGTATGAGGCTGCTTATGCAAGCCGTTGCATAACAGCAGGGCCCAACCAGGCCGATTCGGTTGGCCTGAGTGTACAGTTTTTGCGAATAAATGGAATGCTGGAGCGTTGAGTGCCGGTGGATATGATCAACAAAAACAAGATGCTGTATACCAATGGCACCCAGCAACGATGAGTAGATAATGATGGAACTGGCCAGGTGAGGGTGTTTGGCCAGCAGGGCCGCAGGAAACGGAATCAAGGCAACCGTCATCAAGTAAAAAATATTGCCAAAAAGCAGAAACGAGTCGACCTCCCTCACCATATTGAAAATGCGGTGGTGCGCCACCCAGAAAATACCTACAACCAGAAAGGTGAATACATAGGTCAGTATGCTGGGCGTAATTGACCGTATCATTGCCAGAAGCTCACGGTCAGAAATAGCTTCGGTTTTGGGAAGGTGAATATCTAATACAAGTAGGGTGATTACAATAGCGAATACACCATCCGAAAACGCTTCCAGGCGGTTCTTGTTCATGAACGAGTAGCTTGCTTTTAGGAGAAAGTGCTACAAAATAAACAGTAATCTGCTCCCATCCGAATAGAAAAACAAGCTGGTGGAGTTCTCCTCCAGTAACTAGCCTCCAGATCCGATCTGGAGGCTAGTTACTGGAGAGACTATCAGATCACATGTCGTCGGATAAAAACTTGCGGATTGTTTGGTAGGGGCGAAGCTGGGCCTTTCCATTAGTCCCTTTTTCGGCCGATCCGTTGCCTGAATGGGTTTCGCCCGGTCGGTTAACACCGTTAACCCGCTTCCCGTTTTGTCGTGTAGCCATTTCACGGCGAAGTTGTTGTTGCTCTTCATCGCTTAAAGCCTGGCGATTGGCTTCGCCCTGCCCATAGCCATCATTAAAATTACTGATGCGGCTGTCGGTTTGGGCTAGTTTCAGTTCGGCCAAAAATTCATTTAATTCGGAAATAGCCAACTGCCGCTGTTCTTTCAGTTCTTCGAGCGAAGGCAGCAGGTCGAGATTGTGCTGCAATACATGTTGCTGAGTGCGTTGCTCAGCCAGTTGCGCTTCGAGGGGAGCAATTTCGGCGTCAAGTCGTTTGAGCCGCCTGCGGAGTTTCCAAAGCTTTATATCGGCCTGAAGCCATCGGAACCAGAAAGCCGAGAGCACCGGCAACGCGATACCAAGGCAGACAGCGCCTGCCAGCGCGAACAAAATGCCACTCAGTACAAACGATAGCAATGCCCAGGGGCTGTTTACTAAGGCGAGGTTAAGTTCGCTGGATTCGCTGAGTTGCTTTTCGATCTTATCAACGGTTGAGGGACTAAGCACTTGGGTGGCTGCCGTGGGGTCGGTGCTTAACTGAAGCTGGCGTACCGATTTGTTGATGGCAGCTTTCAACTGATCGGTTCGGTAGGCTTCATACCGAAACCAGCCCAGTACGGCCAGGGTCAGAACCGAAAAAACAGCCAGTGTGATCTTAAACTTCTCGTACTTGCTTTGGTTTTGCTCTGGATTTTCGTGGTATGGTTTCTCGATGAGTCGATCATAGGCCGGTTTCAGCAGGATTGAAACCATTGCTAGCCCGACCGCAAACGCCCAGGCTTCGTTGGTATTACGTATATTGAGGGCGTAAGCAACAATTTCGTGTGAGATAATCAGATCGCCAGCCAGAAAGGAGATACCCGCAATAAGGAACAAAAGCCCAGCCACCAACGAATAATCGGGGGCTGCTTTAGCCCGGCGTTCGCGTAGGCTATCGCGATCGGTTATTAGTGCCAGCCGGTCGGTTTCCCGTTGCTTCACCTGTTTATCCAGCCGTTCGACCTGGAGGGTATGGTTTTGAAGTTCGGCAAAGGCTGTTCTGCGGGCATCGGTTGCTTCGCTGAGTTTTTGTTCGGTTGTCGTAAGCTCAGCGCGTTTTTCCTGAATTCGTTCCTGTAGCCAATCAGTATTGACCTGACTGGACAGGTAACCTTCGTATGTTTCCCGATTGACACCTTCCACACCGCTCGTGTAGCCGTGCTGAAAGTCGGGGTTGTTGGTTGGCTCCATTTGTTGTGTACTGTTTAGACATTAAAGCTGACTGATACATTGGTCACCCAGCCTAACGTGGTTGATCATTAGTTGATAGACGTACTTGGTTGTGTACACAGTTTTTTATTGATAGGCTAATTGAATAACTAATGATACCGAACAAATGAATTCTTGTTTAATTAAAGATGGCCTGCCGCTGCTGTTCTGTCAGCCTATTGCGGAGGCTGCGAGCGAGTTCAAACTCACTTAGAAATAAATTAACCAGCCGATCGCGTTGTGTGTTTAGCTGGGCCCGTTGGCTGTCGGCCTGTTTCTGGGCTGTTGCCACTGGCCACTTCTCTGCCTGCAGGTGACTGATTTCCTGCCGAAGTTGATCCAGACCAGTCTCCCAGGCAGGAATTTTTTGCTGTTTATCGATAGCTAACCGCCGGTTCAATTGGGCTGTTTTCAGCCCTGCTTCCAGGGTCGTAAGGGTACTTAATACGAGTTTTCCCGCTAGTAGAAACAACATAAACACAAACACAAACAGACTACATGCCTGTAAAGTTGACTGAGTTTGCAAAGCCTGAACCAGTATAAAGATCGATGCTGACAGAGGCAAGCCTGTTTCTTCAATCAACCGCCGTCCACTGAGCCGGGTACCTTCTTCGTAGAAAAACGATGTTCGTCCGAATAAATTGAACATGCCCGCCAGAAAGACACCTGCGGTTATCCAGGTGTTTGAAAATGCTGGGTGCAGTGTATGGTCAATCAGGTAATAGTTGCCGATACAAACCACGGCCGATAAGGTCAGGCTTACGCCGGTACGGAGCAGGTGGGTTTGTGCAGGTTCCTGGTTTTGGAGGATTGTAATTTGCTGTTGCCGGATGGCTACACGACGTTCCAACTGCTCAATCAACTGGTCGTATTCGCCTGCTTTTTGCCCAAGTTGTTCAATGGTTGCTTCTAGCGGAGCCGTTTGATAAGCAAAGTAAGCGCTGATTTCAGCTATTTTCTCATCGGGTTCGGCAGTTGACAGGCCATACAACACGCCCTCATCCCGCAGGGTTTCTTCATCCGTGAGCCAATAAGGGAGTGGCTCAACAGAAGAACTGCCAGAAACAGTCGGTAATGGTTGCCATTGAGGAGCGGTTATCGTTGGCTGGATAAAGCCGGGTTGTGGTACTGCCTGACCAGTCGGATTCAAAACCGGTGGCGAAATTTCGGAGGCTGCCTTAGGGCGAAAAAAAGTGCGCAGACGTTGGCTTAGCGTCATTCGGTAAACCCGGTATGTGGGTTAATGAACAGAATAGTTGCGTATAAAACATCCGTAAATACGTAAATAGTGCCCTAATAAAGCAAATCTGGGCCCGAATAATGACAAAGAAAGGCCAGATCATGTATCTAAAATGGTACTTATTGTATTTACCCTTTATTGTTGCTGTAAGAATACCCGTTGCAAAGCACCCCAAAGCCGCTTTTTAAGATTCAGATCAGCCTCGATGGTGGGCAGGGAATCGGCCATCAGAAAAGTGATCCCAAAAAAGCGAATAGGATGGTACCGATCCATTGCTATATCGAGATGAATCCGCTTAAAGGGAACCCCAAACGTAATGAAATGATGAATTTTTTTCGTTTCAACCAGCGCTGCAAAGTCCAGGTCGCCCGCACCATGCAGGTTGAGCAGATCAACGCCATCGATGTTAAGGTTGATGGCTTTTAGAATTTTTTCCAGAAATAACAGATTGCTGGGATCTAGTTCTTCATCGGCCAGAATCAGCACTTTATGATTGAGCTGGGGGCGAACCGGTTGCTGAACGGCAGGGATGATGGGGGGCGTCGATGAGCGGGCAACGGATTGAGGAAGTGGCTCAGGAGCGGGTACAAATACGGGCGTTTCTTCGTCTGGTTCCTGCGTGGTCGTTCTGTCCAGAATTTCGGCAGAAGCAGTGCTCGATTCTCCTATTGAAAGGGATGAGCCCGTCGACAAGGCGTCTAGTTCGGTAAGCAGATCGGTTGGAGCCGCTGGCTTAGTGGCAGGAGCACTTGTTTCGTCCACAGACAATGGGTCGGCCAAAACCGGCTGGTTTTCGGTTGCCCATAACTCGTTTTTCAGACGAAATAACTGATCGTTCTGATAAAATGACTGATAAAAATTCGTTGCTGACATTCGTCTGCTGCTTAATGACTGCTTTTCAGTTTATACCAGTTGATATCATGGAGCGGTTCGCGCCGACCATCGAATGAATTGTCAACCGGACCGTAATATTTAACAAGATAATTCAGGATGGCTGGTTCTGATTCGCCCAGATCCCAGAGTTTTTGGGTTCGTTGCATCCAGCGAATGCGTTCGATCCATTTATCCCGTGAAAAATGACTTTGCAGGATCAACTTACTCGAATGGCAGGCTGTACACTGTCCTTTTACCAGCATAAGTTGCGGATCGATGGCCAGCCCTGTTTCCGGGTCTTTCCTGACGGAGTCCAGTGCCATTGCTGTCCAACTCACTGTGGGTGGCTTTGCCGATCGAATCGGGTGTTCTTCCCCCGAATGTGTTGTCATTGATACGAGCCCGAACAGCACAAACATACTAAAGAAAACTACGGTTTCGCTTTTCATCCTTTTGTCGTTTCGTTATCCAACCTTTACCGCTATCC harbors:
- a CDS encoding alpha/beta hydrolase, producing the protein MPILHVETEPGFFITAEAYGNPKHRPVLLLHGGGQTRYSWGDTAKFLADAGWYAIAPDARGHGDSDWSAEGHYTLDYLASDLRAIVAQLDRKPAIVGASMGGMTALIAEGERPPGSEPICTAIVLVDIAPRAEQKGIERIFTFMSKNLDGFASLDEAAEAVAAYLPHRPRPADHSRLEKNLRFRNGRYYWHWDPTMLTLWRNNTRPDQQIRTEERLYRAAQALTVPTLIVRGGMSDVVSEKVMAEFLDTVPHVQSVSVDRAGHMVAGDSNHAFTRAVINFLMSELANE
- a CDS encoding MFS transporter, whose amino-acid sequence is MKNNPRTLTAWTYYDWANSVHSLVIVSSIFPVYFSATALNDAGGPMISFLGFPIKNSVLFSYTVSAAFLFTALLSPVCSAIADYSGRKKAFMKFFCYTGAISCSLLYFFTRETTTFAVICFWISLIGWSGSIVFYNSYLPDIATEDQFDRVSARGFSMGYIGSVLLMILNLLVILKREWFGNISEALASRIAFLTVGLWWIGFAQIPFRRLPDGIRKERKTSNYLLNGFKELRHVWTELQDRPLAKRFLIAFLVYNMGVQTVMYVATIFGSDELKLPGQSLIITILLIQLVAIPGAYSFSRLSEKLGNTYALMIAVVIWIGICACAYFVATESQFFALAGVVGLVMGGIQSLSRSTYSKLIPATTDTASYFSFYDVTEKSSIVMGTLLYGLIEQLTGSMRNSVLALLVLFVIGLLLLWRIPSQKIYGVRLGKAEVL
- a CDS encoding BLUF domain-containing protein; protein product: MDYCIVYISSTPLSEDELIRLTQRSQTNNRALGITGVLLYFNGSVIEVLEGEQEKVNSLYEVIKRDPRHHQLIKLYDHSIPSRSFSDWFVGYKTISATEMDQFKSLIPLMEKSAPQSQNRGSVIMGLVKIFYQDNYRN
- a CDS encoding TMEM175 family protein, which codes for MNKNRLEAFSDGVFAIVITLLVLDIHLPKTEAISDRELLAMIRSITPSILTYVFTFLVVGIFWVAHHRIFNMVREVDSFLLFGNIFYLMTVALIPFPAALLAKHPHLASSIIIYSSLLGAIGIQHLVFVDHIHRHSTLQHSIYSQKLYTQANRIGLVGPCCYATACISSLIHPYASFVFILAPLVFYIGFASKFYRKPI